A region of Vanessa tameamea isolate UH-Manoa-2023 chromosome 21, ilVanTame1 primary haplotype, whole genome shotgun sequence DNA encodes the following proteins:
- the LOC113404657 gene encoding septin-1: protein MSSETAKNFSNLETPGYVGFANLPNQVHRKSVKKGFEFTLMVVGESGLGKSTLVNSLFLTDLYPERVIPDAIEKTNQTVKLDASTVEIEERGVKLRLTVVDTPGYGDAIDNTDCFRSIIQYIDEQFERFLRDESGLNRRNIVDNRIHCCFYFISPFGHGLKPLDIEFMKQLHNKVNIVPVIAKADCLTKKEVQRLKTRVMEEIEREGIKIYPLPDCDSDEDEDYKEQVRQLKEAVPFAVCGAGQQLEVRGRRVRGRLYPWGVVEVENPDHCDFIKLRTMLITHMQDLQEVTQEVHYENYRSERLARNGQIPKRHTSNESGLSESDSGLTNGSNEDSTERERALREKEAELRRMQEMLEQMQRQMQLQAAANSSA from the exons ATGTCAAGCGAAACCGcaaaaaat ttttcaaATCTGGAAACACCGGGGTATGTTGGATTTGCTAATTTGCCAAATCAAGTACATCGAAAATCAGTGAAGAAGGGTTTTGAGTTTACCCTCATGGTGGTTGGTGAAAGTGGACTAGGAAAATCCACTCTGGTTAACTCTCTGTTCCTTACTGATTTATATCCTGAGAGAGTTATACCTGATGCAATtg AGAAGACAAACCAAACAGTTAAATTAGACGCTTCCACTGTGGAAATTGAGGAGAGGGGTGTTAAATTGAGACTTACCGTAGTTGACACACCCGGATATGGTGATGCAATTGATAACACAGATTGTTTTCGg tcaATAATTCAATACATCGACGAGCAATTTGAACGCTTTTTGCGCGACGAAAGTGGTCTCAATCGTCGTAATATCGTTGACAATCGCATTCATTgctgcttttattttatatcgccGTTTGGACATGG ATTGAAACCACTAGATATCGAATTTATGAAGCAATTACACAATAAAGTTAACATTGTTCCTGTTATTGCAAAAGCTGACTGTCTCACCAAGAAAGAAGTACAGCGACTGAAAACTAGA GTAATGGAAGAAATTGAAAGGGAAGGAATTAAGATTTATCCTCTCCCAGATTGTGACAgtgatgaagatgaagattATAAGGAacag GTGCGGCAGCTGAAGGAGGCGGTGCCGTTCGCGGTGTGCGGCGCGGGGCAGCAGCTGGAGGTGCGCGGGCGCCGCGTGCGCGGCCGCCTGTACCCGTGGGGCGTCGTCGAGGTCGAGAACCCCGACCACTGCGACTTCATCAAGCTGCGCACCATGCTCAT AACCCACATGCAAGACCTACAGGAAGTGACGCAGGAGGTTCACTACGAGAACTACCGCTCGGAGCGACTAGCACGCAATGGACAAATTCCTAAACGCCACAC ttCAAATGAGAGTGGTTTGAGTGAATCAGACTCTGGGCTGACCAACGGCTCTAACGAAGACTCTACCGAACGCGAACGTGCTTTGCGTGAGAAG GAAGCTGAATTGCGGCGCATGCAGGAAATGCTGGAGCAGATGCAGCGGCAGATGCAGCTGCAGGCCGCCGCCAACTCCTCTGCATAG